From the genome of Ctenopharyngodon idella isolate HZGC_01 chromosome 23, HZGC01, whole genome shotgun sequence, one region includes:
- the LOC127505892 gene encoding receptor-type tyrosine-protein phosphatase H-like isoform X6 translates to MPSNVDVKLVEHNDTDVILQWDIGKDTYAYTLDCNKNPCQYNITAEGNNVTCHISSLIPATNYNFTVYTVFSDVRSTGVNYNHTTTLSNVTEVSVSRSLTQLMIKWNKLNNNNIYNYTLLNSNGEEKNIIGSDMGDEILHNYSQLTPGKLYSFTLFTVVNGVRSEGYKFKSITTINCESFNWKVTNSSIEAQVNGSTHVTAGNSTGNSQRDLVEGYTVNLQELYPGANYTVSLWYDLDSPTERLLQCSHTLTLEPNSVPHLNCKYFSGGYGLVVIWDQPYGVVDVVQVDIGSQSFNRSSKESPRQEFKDLQVARWYNVTATSFSGDKKSKTESLKCQTDPTGVIAGVLVFFLLVILICVAVYWWLRYGSAKHNKSPKPLVESKVTNKSYKLIPVDKFPEHFRNMSCDENRGFSQEYEDLSSVGIEQSSVAAFLPENKDKNRFTNVLPYDSSRVQLTVNDEDDSDYINANYMPGYDNASKQYIAAQGPLPSTVNDFWRMVWEKRTQVIVMVTNCTESGRIKCEQYWPLDYTPCLYGNLIVTVKSENKASSWTLREFNVKNKSTSETRTVKHFHFTAWPDHGVPSGTEELIQFRGLVRQHIESSFSAGPTVVHCSAGVGRTGTLIALDVLLQQLDREKAVGIASFVQQMRFCRPLMVQTESQYVFLHQCIMDSLQPVAKSEPLYENTDTIYVNAIALRQYENGSQI, encoded by the exons A TGCCATCTAATGTTGATGTGAAATTGGTGGAGCACAATGACACTGACGTGATCTTACAATGGGACATAGGCAAAGACACATATGCCTATACTCTTGATTGCAACAAAAATCCTTGTCAATACAATATCACTGCAGAAGGGAATAATGTCACGTGTCATATATCAAGTTTGATTCCTGCAACAAACTACAACTTCACTGTGTACACAGTGTTTTCTGATGTAAGAAGTACTGGAGTCAACTACAATCACACCACAA CTCTATCTAATGTAACTGAAGTCAGTGTCAGTCGATCACTGACACAGTTGATGATCAAATGGAATaagttaaacaacaacaacatctaCAACTACACCTTGCTTAATAGTAATGGAGAAGAGAAAAATATCATTGGATCTGATATGGGTGATGAGATTTTACATAATTACTCACAGCTCACACCAGGGAAGTTATACAGTTTTACTCTCTTCACTGTGGTGAATGGTGTCAGAAGTGAAGGGTACAAATTCAAGAGCATCACCA CCATTAACTGTGAGTCCTTTAACTGGAAAGTCACCAACTCTTCGATAGAAGCTCAAGTGAATGGTAGCACACATGTAACAGCTGGAAACAGCACCGGCAATAGTCAAAGAGACCTTGTAGAGGGCTACACAGTGAATCTGCAAGAGCTTTATCCTGGAGCAAACTACACTGTTTCACTTTGGTATGATTTGGACTCTCCTACAGAGAGACTCCTACAGTGCTCACATACCCTGACGTTAG AACCAAATAGTGTGCCTCATCTTAACTGTAAATATTTTTCTGGAGGATATGGTCTGGTTGTAATTTGGGATCAACCATATGGAGTTGTGGATGTGGTGCAGGTGGACATTGGTAGTCAAAGTTTCAACCGTAGTTCAAAAGAATCACCAAGACAGGAGTTTAAAGACCTGCAAGTTGCCCGGTGGTACAATGTGACAGCAACATCATTCTCTGGAGACAAGAAGAGTAAAACGGaatcattaaaatgtcaaaCTGATCCAACAG GTGTTATAGCAGgtgttcttgtgtttttccTGTTGGTCATTCTTATTTGTGTGGCAGTCTATTGGTGGCTTCGCTATGGTTCTGCAAAGCATAATAa AAGCCCCAAACCACTAGTGGAGTCAAAAGTGACTAATAAAAGCTACAA ACTGATTCCTGTGGATAAATTTCCTGAACATTTTCGAAACATGAGTTGTGATGAGAATAGAGGTTTCAGTCAGGAATATGAG GACTTGAGTTCAGTTGGTATTGAACAGTCTAGTGTTGCGGCTTTTCTGCCTGAAAACAAGGACAAAAACCGATTTACAAATGTTTTACCTT ATGACTCCTCTAGAGTGCAGCTCACTGTAAATGATGAGGACGATTCTGATTATATCAATGCCAACTACATGCCT GGATACGACAATGCAAGCAAACAGTACATCGCTGCTCAAGGTCCACTGCCATCCACAGTCAATGACTTCTGGAGAATGGTCTGGGAGAAAAGGACACAGGTCATCGTCATGGTAACCAACTGCACTGAGAGTGGAAGG ATCAAGTGTGAGCAGTACTGGCCACTGGACTACACGCCGTGTCTCTATGGAAACCTGATTGTGACAGTGAAATCAGAGAATAAAGCTTCAAGTTGGACTCTGCGagaatttaatgttaaaaat AAAAGCACCTCTGAGACACGAACAGTGAAGCACTTCCACTTCACAGCGTGGCCGGATCATGGTGTTCCCTCTGGCACAGAGGAGCTAATCCAATTCAGAGGACTCGTCCGTCAGCACATAGAGAGTTCCTTCTCTGCAGGGCCAACAGTTGTACACTGCAG TGCTGGAGTGGGCCGGACAGGTACACTGATCGCACTGGACGTTCTGCTGCAGCAGCTGGACAGAGAAAAGGCAGTGGGCATTGCATCGTTCGTCCAGCAAATGAGATTCTGCCGGCCACTTATGGTGCAAACTGAG TCTCAGTATGTGTTCCTGCACCAGTGCATCATGGATTCTCTGCAACCCGTGGCTAAGTCAGAGCCTCTCTATGAAAACACAGACACGATCTATGTCAATGCAATAGCATTAAGACAATATGAAAACGGAAGTCAAATATGA
- the LOC127505892 gene encoding receptor-type tyrosine-protein phosphatase H-like isoform X5: protein MTLKWEKVNINYTYELKYRGEEEPQITKSTDSEELMVMHLSPGTNYLFTHYTVFKDLKSSGYSFTNVTMPSNVDVKLVEHNDTDVILQWDIGKDTYAYTLDCNKNPCQYNITAEGNNVTCHISSLIPATNYNFTVYTVFSDVRSTGVNYNHTTTLSNVTEVSVSRSLTQLMIKWNKLNNNNIYNYTLLNSNGEEKNIIGSDMGDEILHNYSQLTPGKLYSFTLFTVVNGVRSEGYKFKSITTINCESFNWKVTNSSIEAQVNGSTHVTAGNSTGNSQRDLVEGYTVNLQELYPGANYTVSLWYDLDSPTERLLQCSHTLTLEPNSVPHLNCKYFSGGYGLVVIWDQPYGVVDVVQVDIGSQSFNRSSKESPRQEFKDLQVARWYNVTATSFSGDKKSKTESLKCQTDPTGVIAGVLVFFLLVILICVAVYWWLRYGSAKHNKSPKPLVESKVTNKSYKLIPVDKFPEHFRNMSCDENRGFSQEYEDLSSVGIEQSSVAAFLPENKDKNRFTNVLPYDSSRVQLTVNDEDDSDYINANYMPGYDNASKQYIAAQGPLPSTVNDFWRMVWEKRTQVIVMVTNCTESGRIKCEQYWPLDYTPCLYGNLIVTVKSENKASSWTLREFNVKNKSTSETRTVKHFHFTAWPDHGVPSGTEELIQFRGLVRQHIESSFSAGPTVVHCSAGVGRTGTLIALDVLLQQLDREKAVGIASFVQQMRFCRPLMVQTESQYVFLHQCIMDSLQPVAKSEPLYENTDTIYVNAIALRQYENGSQI, encoded by the exons ATGACATTGAAATGGGAAAAAGTCAACATCAATTACACTTATGAGCTTAAATACAGGGGTGAAGAAGAGCCTCAGATAACTAAATCAACTGATTCAGAGGAACTTATGGTCATGCATCTGTCACCTGGGACTAATTACTTATTTACACACTACACTGTGTTTAAGGATTTGAAGAGCAGTGGATACAGCTTCACCAATGTAACCA TGCCATCTAATGTTGATGTGAAATTGGTGGAGCACAATGACACTGACGTGATCTTACAATGGGACATAGGCAAAGACACATATGCCTATACTCTTGATTGCAACAAAAATCCTTGTCAATACAATATCACTGCAGAAGGGAATAATGTCACGTGTCATATATCAAGTTTGATTCCTGCAACAAACTACAACTTCACTGTGTACACAGTGTTTTCTGATGTAAGAAGTACTGGAGTCAACTACAATCACACCACAA CTCTATCTAATGTAACTGAAGTCAGTGTCAGTCGATCACTGACACAGTTGATGATCAAATGGAATaagttaaacaacaacaacatctaCAACTACACCTTGCTTAATAGTAATGGAGAAGAGAAAAATATCATTGGATCTGATATGGGTGATGAGATTTTACATAATTACTCACAGCTCACACCAGGGAAGTTATACAGTTTTACTCTCTTCACTGTGGTGAATGGTGTCAGAAGTGAAGGGTACAAATTCAAGAGCATCACCA CCATTAACTGTGAGTCCTTTAACTGGAAAGTCACCAACTCTTCGATAGAAGCTCAAGTGAATGGTAGCACACATGTAACAGCTGGAAACAGCACCGGCAATAGTCAAAGAGACCTTGTAGAGGGCTACACAGTGAATCTGCAAGAGCTTTATCCTGGAGCAAACTACACTGTTTCACTTTGGTATGATTTGGACTCTCCTACAGAGAGACTCCTACAGTGCTCACATACCCTGACGTTAG AACCAAATAGTGTGCCTCATCTTAACTGTAAATATTTTTCTGGAGGATATGGTCTGGTTGTAATTTGGGATCAACCATATGGAGTTGTGGATGTGGTGCAGGTGGACATTGGTAGTCAAAGTTTCAACCGTAGTTCAAAAGAATCACCAAGACAGGAGTTTAAAGACCTGCAAGTTGCCCGGTGGTACAATGTGACAGCAACATCATTCTCTGGAGACAAGAAGAGTAAAACGGaatcattaaaatgtcaaaCTGATCCAACAG GTGTTATAGCAGgtgttcttgtgtttttccTGTTGGTCATTCTTATTTGTGTGGCAGTCTATTGGTGGCTTCGCTATGGTTCTGCAAAGCATAATAa AAGCCCCAAACCACTAGTGGAGTCAAAAGTGACTAATAAAAGCTACAA ACTGATTCCTGTGGATAAATTTCCTGAACATTTTCGAAACATGAGTTGTGATGAGAATAGAGGTTTCAGTCAGGAATATGAG GACTTGAGTTCAGTTGGTATTGAACAGTCTAGTGTTGCGGCTTTTCTGCCTGAAAACAAGGACAAAAACCGATTTACAAATGTTTTACCTT ATGACTCCTCTAGAGTGCAGCTCACTGTAAATGATGAGGACGATTCTGATTATATCAATGCCAACTACATGCCT GGATACGACAATGCAAGCAAACAGTACATCGCTGCTCAAGGTCCACTGCCATCCACAGTCAATGACTTCTGGAGAATGGTCTGGGAGAAAAGGACACAGGTCATCGTCATGGTAACCAACTGCACTGAGAGTGGAAGG ATCAAGTGTGAGCAGTACTGGCCACTGGACTACACGCCGTGTCTCTATGGAAACCTGATTGTGACAGTGAAATCAGAGAATAAAGCTTCAAGTTGGACTCTGCGagaatttaatgttaaaaat AAAAGCACCTCTGAGACACGAACAGTGAAGCACTTCCACTTCACAGCGTGGCCGGATCATGGTGTTCCCTCTGGCACAGAGGAGCTAATCCAATTCAGAGGACTCGTCCGTCAGCACATAGAGAGTTCCTTCTCTGCAGGGCCAACAGTTGTACACTGCAG TGCTGGAGTGGGCCGGACAGGTACACTGATCGCACTGGACGTTCTGCTGCAGCAGCTGGACAGAGAAAAGGCAGTGGGCATTGCATCGTTCGTCCAGCAAATGAGATTCTGCCGGCCACTTATGGTGCAAACTGAG TCTCAGTATGTGTTCCTGCACCAGTGCATCATGGATTCTCTGCAACCCGTGGCTAAGTCAGAGCCTCTCTATGAAAACACAGACACGATCTATGTCAATGCAATAGCATTAAGACAATATGAAAACGGAAGTCAAATATGA
- the LOC127505892 gene encoding receptor-type tyrosine-protein phosphatase H-like isoform X4, whose protein sequence is MTLKWEKVNINYTYELKYRGEEEPQITKSTDSEELMVMHLSPGTNYLFTHYTVFKDLKSSGYSFTNVTMPSNVDVKLVEHNDTDVILQWDIGKDTYAYTLDCNKNPCQYNITAEGNNVTCHISSLIPATNYNFTVYTVFSDVRSTGVNYNHTTMPSNVDVKLVEHNDTDVILQWDIGKDTYAYTLDCNKNPCQYNITAEGNNVTCHISSLIPATNYNFTVYTVFSDVRSTGVNYNHTTTLSNVTEVSVSRSLTQLMIKWNKLNNNNIYNYTLLNSNGEEKNIIGSDMGDEILHNYSQLTPGKLYSFTLFTVVNGVRSEGYKFKSITTINCESFNWKVTNSSIEAQVNGSTHVTAGNSTGNSQRDLVEGYTVNLQELYPGANYTVSLWYDLDSPTERLLQCSHTLTLEPNSVPHLNCKYFSGGYGLVVIWDQPYGVVDVVQVDIGSQSFNRSSKESPRQEFKDLQVARWYNVTATSFSGDKKSKTESLKCQTDPTGVIAGVLVFFLLVILICVAVYWWLRYGSAKHNKSPKPLVESKVTNKSYKLIPVDKFPEHFRNMSCDENRGFSQEYEDLSSVGIEQSSVAAFLPENKDKNRFTNVLPYDSSRVQLTVNDEDDSDYINANYMPGYDNASKQYIAAQGPLPSTVNDFWRMVWEKRTQVIVMVTNCTESGRIKCEQYWPLDYTPCLYGNLIVTVKSENKASSWTLREFNVKNKSTSETRTVKHFHFTAWPDHGVPSGTEELIQFRGLVRQHIESSFSAGPTVVHCSAGVGRTGTLIALDVLLQQLDREKAVGIASFVQQMRFCRPLMVQTESQYVFLHQCIMDSLQPVAKSEPLYENTDTIYVNAIALRQYENGSQI, encoded by the exons ATGACATTGAAATGGGAAAAAGTCAACATCAATTACACTTATGAGCTTAAATACAGGGGTGAAGAAGAGCCTCAGATAACTAAATCAACTGATTCAGAGGAACTTATGGTCATGCATCTGTCACCTGGGACTAATTACTTATTTACACACTACACTGTGTTTAAGGATTTGAAGAGCAGTGGATACAGCTTCACCAATGTAACCA TGCCATCTAATGTTGATGTGAAATTGGTGGAGCACAATGATACTGACGTGATCTTACAATGGGACATAGGCAAAGACACATATGCCTATACTCTTGATTGCAACAAAAATCCTTGTCAATACAATATCACTGCAGAAGGGAATAATGTCACGTGTCATATATCAAGTTTGATTCCTGCAACAAACTACAACTTCACTGTGTACACAGTGTTTTCTGATGTAAGAAGTACTGGAGTCAACTACAATCACACCACAA TGCCATCTAATGTTGATGTGAAATTGGTGGAGCACAATGACACTGACGTGATCTTACAATGGGACATAGGCAAAGACACATATGCCTATACTCTTGATTGCAACAAAAATCCTTGTCAATACAATATCACTGCAGAAGGGAATAATGTCACGTGTCATATATCAAGTTTGATTCCTGCAACAAACTACAACTTCACTGTGTACACAGTGTTTTCTGATGTAAGAAGTACTGGAGTCAACTACAATCACACCACAA CTCTATCTAATGTAACTGAAGTCAGTGTCAGTCGATCACTGACACAGTTGATGATCAAATGGAATaagttaaacaacaacaacatctaCAACTACACCTTGCTTAATAGTAATGGAGAAGAGAAAAATATCATTGGATCTGATATGGGTGATGAGATTTTACATAATTACTCACAGCTCACACCAGGGAAGTTATACAGTTTTACTCTCTTCACTGTGGTGAATGGTGTCAGAAGTGAAGGGTACAAATTCAAGAGCATCACCA CCATTAACTGTGAGTCCTTTAACTGGAAAGTCACCAACTCTTCGATAGAAGCTCAAGTGAATGGTAGCACACATGTAACAGCTGGAAACAGCACCGGCAATAGTCAAAGAGACCTTGTAGAGGGCTACACAGTGAATCTGCAAGAGCTTTATCCTGGAGCAAACTACACTGTTTCACTTTGGTATGATTTGGACTCTCCTACAGAGAGACTCCTACAGTGCTCACATACCCTGACGTTAG AACCAAATAGTGTGCCTCATCTTAACTGTAAATATTTTTCTGGAGGATATGGTCTGGTTGTAATTTGGGATCAACCATATGGAGTTGTGGATGTGGTGCAGGTGGACATTGGTAGTCAAAGTTTCAACCGTAGTTCAAAAGAATCACCAAGACAGGAGTTTAAAGACCTGCAAGTTGCCCGGTGGTACAATGTGACAGCAACATCATTCTCTGGAGACAAGAAGAGTAAAACGGaatcattaaaatgtcaaaCTGATCCAACAG GTGTTATAGCAGgtgttcttgtgtttttccTGTTGGTCATTCTTATTTGTGTGGCAGTCTATTGGTGGCTTCGCTATGGTTCTGCAAAGCATAATAa AAGCCCCAAACCACTAGTGGAGTCAAAAGTGACTAATAAAAGCTACAA ACTGATTCCTGTGGATAAATTTCCTGAACATTTTCGAAACATGAGTTGTGATGAGAATAGAGGTTTCAGTCAGGAATATGAG GACTTGAGTTCAGTTGGTATTGAACAGTCTAGTGTTGCGGCTTTTCTGCCTGAAAACAAGGACAAAAACCGATTTACAAATGTTTTACCTT ATGACTCCTCTAGAGTGCAGCTCACTGTAAATGATGAGGACGATTCTGATTATATCAATGCCAACTACATGCCT GGATACGACAATGCAAGCAAACAGTACATCGCTGCTCAAGGTCCACTGCCATCCACAGTCAATGACTTCTGGAGAATGGTCTGGGAGAAAAGGACACAGGTCATCGTCATGGTAACCAACTGCACTGAGAGTGGAAGG ATCAAGTGTGAGCAGTACTGGCCACTGGACTACACGCCGTGTCTCTATGGAAACCTGATTGTGACAGTGAAATCAGAGAATAAAGCTTCAAGTTGGACTCTGCGagaatttaatgttaaaaat AAAAGCACCTCTGAGACACGAACAGTGAAGCACTTCCACTTCACAGCGTGGCCGGATCATGGTGTTCCCTCTGGCACAGAGGAGCTAATCCAATTCAGAGGACTCGTCCGTCAGCACATAGAGAGTTCCTTCTCTGCAGGGCCAACAGTTGTACACTGCAG TGCTGGAGTGGGCCGGACAGGTACACTGATCGCACTGGACGTTCTGCTGCAGCAGCTGGACAGAGAAAAGGCAGTGGGCATTGCATCGTTCGTCCAGCAAATGAGATTCTGCCGGCCACTTATGGTGCAAACTGAG TCTCAGTATGTGTTCCTGCACCAGTGCATCATGGATTCTCTGCAACCCGTGGCTAAGTCAGAGCCTCTCTATGAAAACACAGACACGATCTATGTCAATGCAATAGCATTAAGACAATATGAAAACGGAAGTCAAATATGA